The following coding sequences are from one Rutidosis leptorrhynchoides isolate AG116_Rl617_1_P2 chromosome 11, CSIRO_AGI_Rlap_v1, whole genome shotgun sequence window:
- the LOC139874855 gene encoding secretory carrier-associated membrane protein 2-like, translating into MAGHHDQNPFSQEDDINPFSKLQNKRNELQAKEAELNRRDEILRRKEDALQRSGAVIEHKNWPTFYPLVRHDIPGDIPVHLQRIQYVAYATLLGVLITLGWNLLMSIALFTSNIVGRYIFFSIVYFLLGPPGAFYFWYRPLYRAFKSNNGMNFGCFFFNYTYHIVFFAFAAIGPRILFAGFHFAGILNAVDLWNGHKGLAVMSLIGSILFAFEVILSVWVMRQVYRQFRNSGQKHSIDIAL; encoded by the exons ATGGCCGGACATCATGATCAGAATCCGTTCAGTCAAGAAGATGATATTAATCCGTTCTCG AAATTACAGAACAAGCGAAATGAGCTGCAAGCTAAGGAGGCTGAATTGAACAGGAGAGATGAG ATCCTTAGACGAAAAGAAGATGCGCTACAAAGAT CCGGAGCTGTCATCGAACATAAGAATTGGCCTACGTTTTACCCTTTGGTTCGCCACGACATTCCTGGAGATATACCCGTTCACCTTCAACGAATACAGTATGTTGCATATGCGACATTATTAG GAGTTCTAATAACACTCGGCTGGAATCTTCTAATGAGTATAGCATTGTTCACAAGTAACATAG TTGGACGTTACATATTCTTCTCGATCGTTTATTTCTTGTTGGGTCCTCCTGGAGCGTTTTACTTTTGGTATCGACCACTCTATCGCGCCTTTAA GAGTAACAATGGCATGAACTTCGGCTGTTTTTTCTTCAACTATACT TATCACATCGTGTTCTTCGCTTTTGCTGCAATTGGTCCTCGAATACTATTTGCCGGATTCCATTTTGC GGGGATCTTGAATGCAGTGGACCTTTGGAACGGTCATAAGGGACTCGCG GTAATGAGCTTAATCGGATCTATATTGTTTGCCTTTGAGGTGATTCTAAGTGTATGGGTTATGCGACAAGTTTATAGACAGTTTCGAAACAGTGGACAAAAACATAGTATTGATATCGCCCTTTGA